A portion of the Pedobacter cryoconitis genome contains these proteins:
- the metE gene encoding 5-methyltetrahydropteroyltriglutamate--homocysteine S-methyltransferase: protein MQTHNLGYPRIGSNRELKKACEQYWSGKISLTELLSKGKNISEHNWKLQQEAGIDLIPSNDFSYYDQILDMSLTVGAIPKRYNQVALKSNNEMDLYFAMARGYQKEGLDITAMEMTKWLDTNYHYIVPEFYKNQEFKLFSNKIVNEFVSAKRLGINSKPVIIGPVSYLLLGKEKEEGFDKLDLVKRLLPVYVEILTELKAHGAEWIQFDEPFLALDINAQAKEAYQYVYVELKKKFPLLKILVATYFEGLKDNLVLAASLPVHALHIDLVRNPEQLDEVLTAIPGQLILSLGVVDGRNVWKNDFEQSLSIIKKAVAQLGSDRVLIAPSCSLLHSPCDLDLETNDKTLTPEIKQWLAFAKQKIDEVVVLKALASENPDAIALEKLEENKKATASRSTSKLIHNEQIKQRVNAITAKDATRTSPFSIRKKTQQEILQLPIFPTTTIGSFPQTPEVRSWRAQFKKGDITLAEYDTLLKKETEETIRWQEEVGIDVLVHGEFERNDMVEYFGEQLDGFTFTKNGWVQSYGSRCVKPPIIYGDVHRPNAMTVYWTEFAQSLTKSLVKGMLTGPVTILQWSFVRNDQPRPVTCNQIALAIRDEVVDLEKAGIKVIQIDEPAIREGLPLRKAAWQAYLQWAVNAFKISASGVKDGTQIHTHMCYSEFNDIIQNIADMDADVITIECSRSQMELLDAFADFKYPNDIGPGVYDIHSPRVPSKEEMVALLEKAKAVIPAEQLWVNPDCGLKTRHWPETKSALIAMVAAAKELSAKEYALN from the coding sequence ATGCAAACGCACAACCTTGGCTACCCACGAATTGGTAGCAACAGAGAACTAAAAAAAGCCTGTGAACAATATTGGTCAGGCAAGATTTCCTTAACCGAATTATTAAGTAAAGGCAAAAATATATCCGAGCACAACTGGAAATTACAGCAGGAAGCAGGAATAGATCTGATCCCTTCTAACGATTTTTCGTATTATGATCAGATCCTGGATATGTCCTTAACAGTAGGTGCTATCCCAAAACGCTATAACCAGGTAGCGCTAAAATCCAACAATGAAATGGATTTGTATTTTGCTATGGCAAGGGGATATCAGAAGGAAGGATTGGACATTACAGCGATGGAGATGACAAAATGGTTAGATACAAATTACCATTATATCGTTCCTGAATTTTATAAAAATCAGGAGTTCAAATTATTCTCTAATAAAATCGTTAACGAGTTTGTAAGTGCAAAGCGGTTAGGGATCAATAGTAAACCTGTAATCATTGGACCAGTTTCTTATTTGTTATTGGGCAAAGAAAAGGAGGAAGGCTTTGATAAATTGGATTTGGTGAAACGTTTGCTTCCAGTTTATGTAGAGATTTTAACAGAGTTAAAAGCGCATGGCGCGGAATGGATACAGTTTGATGAGCCATTTCTTGCTTTAGATATTAATGCTCAGGCGAAAGAAGCTTACCAGTATGTTTACGTTGAGCTGAAAAAGAAATTTCCACTGCTAAAAATCCTGGTAGCTACTTATTTTGAAGGTTTAAAAGATAATTTGGTTTTAGCAGCATCATTGCCTGTTCATGCATTGCATATTGATCTAGTGCGTAATCCAGAACAGCTGGATGAGGTGCTCACTGCTATCCCTGGACAATTAATTTTATCTTTGGGCGTAGTCGATGGAAGAAATGTCTGGAAAAATGATTTTGAGCAGTCCTTATCGATCATAAAAAAAGCGGTAGCTCAATTAGGAAGCGACCGCGTATTGATTGCACCTTCTTGCTCATTATTACATTCACCTTGTGATTTGGATTTAGAAACCAACGATAAAACCTTAACTCCTGAAATTAAGCAGTGGTTAGCTTTTGCTAAACAAAAGATTGATGAAGTAGTGGTATTGAAAGCATTGGCTTCTGAAAACCCGGATGCAATTGCATTGGAGAAATTGGAAGAAAACAAAAAGGCTACCGCTAGCCGCAGCACTTCCAAACTTATTCATAACGAGCAGATCAAACAACGCGTGAATGCTATTACGGCTAAAGATGCAACGCGTACAAGTCCCTTCTCTATCCGTAAAAAGACACAGCAGGAAATTTTACAATTGCCTATTTTCCCAACTACAACTATAGGTTCATTCCCACAGACTCCTGAAGTAAGAAGCTGGAGAGCGCAGTTTAAGAAAGGCGATATTACGCTTGCAGAATATGATACCTTATTGAAAAAAGAGACGGAAGAAACAATTCGCTGGCAAGAAGAAGTCGGTATTGATGTATTGGTTCATGGGGAGTTTGAACGCAATGACATGGTAGAATATTTTGGCGAACAGCTGGATGGTTTCACCTTTACAAAAAATGGCTGGGTACAGAGTTATGGTAGCCGGTGCGTTAAACCTCCTATCATTTACGGTGATGTGCACAGACCAAATGCAATGACGGTTTATTGGACAGAATTTGCACAATCATTAACGAAGAGTTTGGTCAAAGGTATGTTAACTGGGCCTGTTACGATTTTACAGTGGTCTTTTGTCCGCAATGATCAGCCTCGCCCTGTTACTTGTAATCAAATCGCATTGGCGATTCGTGATGAGGTAGTAGATCTGGAAAAAGCGGGAATCAAAGTTATTCAGATTGATGAACCTGCTATCCGGGAAGGATTGCCTCTGAGAAAAGCAGCTTGGCAAGCTTATCTGCAATGGGCAGTAAATGCGTTTAAAATCTCAGCAAGCGGGGTAAAGGATGGAACACAGATCCATACGCATATGTGCTATTCTGAGTTTAACGATATCATTCAGAACATTGCTGATATGGATGCAGATGTGATTACCATTGAATGCTCTCGTTCACAAATGGAATTGTTAGATGCTTTTGCAGATTTCAAATATCCAAATGACATCGGGCCAGGTGTTTATGATATCCATTCTCCAAGAGTACCTTCAAAAGAAGAAATGGTAGCACTTTTAGAAAAAGCGAAAGCTGTAATTCCAGCTGAGCAACTTTGGGTAAACCCTGATTGCGGATTAAAAACCCGCCACTGGCCAGAAACCAAAAGTGCTTTGATTGCTATGGTAGCAGCAGCTAAAGAATTAAGTGCAAAGGAATATGCATTAAATTAG
- a CDS encoding Lrp/AsnC family transcriptional regulator: MEELDGTDLLLLKILGNNSNYTIKELAAKVSLSPSPVFERVKRLESNGYIKKYIAILDPEKFNQGFIVFCNIKLKQHDRKIGHQFVEDILKIDEVVECYNISGDFDFILKVYARDMKHYQDFVFNKLGSVKSIGSTHSTFAMAEIKNSYNISF; encoded by the coding sequence ATGGAAGAACTGGACGGCACAGATTTATTACTATTAAAGATATTAGGTAACAATTCAAATTACACAATAAAAGAGCTTGCTGCCAAAGTAAGTTTATCACCATCTCCTGTTTTTGAGCGCGTGAAAAGGTTGGAAAGTAATGGATATATTAAGAAGTATATTGCGATACTTGACCCCGAAAAATTTAACCAGGGATTTATTGTTTTTTGCAATATCAAGCTTAAACAACATGATAGAAAAATAGGCCATCAGTTTGTAGAAGATATTTTAAAGATCGATGAAGTTGTGGAATGCTATAATATTTCGGGGGATTTTGATTTTATCTTAAAGGTTTATGCCAGGGATATGAAACATTACCAGGATTTTGTTTTCAACAAATTGGGGTCTGTTAAAAGTATAGGAAGTACACACAGTACTTTTGCAATGGCAGAAATAAAAAACTCGTATAACATTAGTTTTTAA
- a CDS encoding acyl-CoA thioesterase — MTTEEKIDQSETHVFKVVFPDTTNHHNTMFGGRILMMMTETAFMTATRFCRKSFVLVSSGQIDFKKPIPAGSMVELVGRVQYIGNTSITIQVEVYLEKMREEFREKVVCGAFTLVAIDEDNKPVLIQ, encoded by the coding sequence ATGACAACAGAAGAAAAAATCGATCAATCGGAAACGCATGTTTTTAAAGTGGTATTTCCTGATACGACCAATCATCACAATACGATGTTCGGCGGAAGAATATTAATGATGATGACCGAAACGGCATTTATGACTGCTACCCGGTTTTGCAGGAAGAGTTTTGTACTGGTAAGCAGTGGTCAGATAGATTTTAAAAAGCCTATTCCTGCTGGTTCCATGGTTGAATTGGTCGGCCGGGTGCAGTATATTGGCAATACCAGTATCACCATTCAAGTAGAAGTTTATTTAGAAAAAATGAGGGAAGAGTTCAGGGAGAAAGTTGTCTGCGGTGCTTTTACATTAGTAGCGATTGATGAGGATAATAAGCCTGTTTTAATCCAGTAA
- a CDS encoding Crp/Fnr family transcriptional regulator, with the protein MLEQLKRKFRMSDSQFAGFSGCLKKLKVPAKTTLLEEGELAKKIFFIEKGCIRVWFNNDGKDLTTQFFFENETVASIESLKKGIPSMLNIETIEPCILWYISKQDLEKILSELENVQELKNEFINSLFDRMFHYMNHFFSFLRDSPLKRYQALMQEKPMIIQRVPQHYIASYLGVSSVHLSRIKSQLIKEKS; encoded by the coding sequence ATGCTTGAACAATTAAAGAGAAAATTCCGGATGAGCGATAGTCAGTTTGCCGGATTTTCGGGTTGTCTTAAAAAACTGAAAGTCCCGGCAAAAACAACCTTGCTTGAAGAAGGCGAACTTGCAAAAAAGATATTCTTTATTGAGAAAGGCTGTATTCGTGTCTGGTTTAATAATGATGGCAAGGATCTCACCACGCAATTCTTTTTTGAAAATGAGACGGTGGCTTCCATAGAAAGCCTGAAAAAAGGAATACCAAGTATGCTCAACATAGAAACTATTGAGCCGTGCATACTCTGGTATATCAGTAAACAGGATCTGGAAAAAATACTGTCAGAACTGGAAAACGTACAAGAATTGAAAAACGAATTTATCAATAGCTTATTCGACCGGATGTTTCACTACATGAACCATTTTTTTTCTTTTCTCAGAGATTCTCCGTTAAAACGATACCAGGCATTGATGCAGGAAAAGCCAATGATCATTCAGCGGGTACCTCAGCATTATATAGCATCCTATTTAGGCGTAAGTTCCGTTCATCTCAGCCGTATTAAAAGCCAGCTTATCAAAGAGAAGTCCTGA
- a CDS encoding quinone oxidoreductase family protein: MKAAIIYQAGEIPQYAEIPEPVVQHDHEILVQVKAVSIKNLDKLKASGKHYSSEKTAKIQIVGTDGVGTLPNGQRVYGVGTSGTMAEQATFLKEWSSPVPDGLDDATAAAMPNAAMGSALALRFRAGLQPGETVLINGATGFTGKMAIQLAKYYGAGKIIVTGRNEEILKTLPALGADQIISLNQDDVSFVDQLKKIHAITPINVVIDYLWGHSAELILSSLKGNGTFSARTRYVSIGSMSGDTINLSSQILRSIDLQLSGSGLGSWTKEEVGLLFQEILPEMFRLAANQQLKMEVTTVPIHDIEKVWGSKITDGKRLVVII; encoded by the coding sequence ATGAAAGCAGCAATAATATATCAGGCAGGAGAAATACCTCAATATGCAGAAATACCTGAACCAGTGGTTCAGCACGATCATGAAATTTTAGTGCAGGTAAAAGCCGTATCTATCAAAAACCTGGATAAATTAAAAGCCAGTGGCAAGCATTATTCTTCAGAAAAAACAGCTAAGATACAAATAGTAGGTACCGACGGAGTTGGAACCTTACCAAACGGACAGCGCGTTTATGGTGTTGGTACTTCTGGTACGATGGCAGAACAAGCAACATTTTTAAAAGAATGGTCTTCACCTGTACCCGATGGATTGGATGACGCTACTGCCGCAGCAATGCCAAATGCAGCTATGGGTTCAGCTTTGGCATTGCGTTTCCGTGCCGGATTACAGCCTGGGGAAACAGTTTTAATCAATGGTGCGACTGGTTTTACTGGTAAAATGGCCATTCAGCTTGCAAAATATTATGGCGCAGGAAAGATCATTGTAACCGGAAGAAATGAGGAAATATTGAAGACTTTACCTGCCCTTGGAGCAGATCAGATCATCTCCCTGAATCAGGACGATGTTTCTTTTGTTGACCAGTTAAAAAAGATACACGCAATAACACCTATTAACGTCGTTATCGACTATTTGTGGGGACATTCCGCAGAACTGATTCTCTCTTCCTTAAAAGGCAACGGAACTTTCTCTGCCCGTACCAGATATGTATCTATAGGCTCGATGTCGGGAGACACCATCAATTTATCCTCACAAATACTTCGCAGCATTGACCTCCAGCTTTCCGGCTCCGGTTTGGGAAGCTGGACAAAAGAAGAGGTCGGCTTGCTTTTTCAAGAGATTCTTCCGGAAATGTTTCGCCTTGCAGCAAATCAGCAACTAAAAATGGAGGTAACCACAGTTCCGATTCATGATATTGAAAAAGTCTGGGGCAGCAAAATCACAGATGGGAAAAGACTTGTAGTAATTATTTAA
- a CDS encoding Rpn family recombination-promoting nuclease/putative transposase, which produces MLAITNKYIDPLSDFGFKHLFGGEPNKEVMIDFLNALFDGEKHIIDIVYNPTELAGDDKDQKKICFDLLCTGNQGEQFIVEMQRAAHDNFEDRCIFYLSRLIHQQKSIGKGNWRVKLKEVFLIAILDFKMKNCLSDHYLQSISLVNTGTGKIFHNGLGFKFLELPKFEKKEEELKNQLDKWVYMLKHMHSLNNIPKYLDKRIFQKIFKIAEMSRLSPEQELLYISALQKEEDEEGLFECLKERAEEEGREKGIKQGVIQGVIQGIKQGKEEGKEEGIKMGREEGKEEGLEIGMEKGKYETAVAIARKMKEEKFDIDKIAGFTALPVQVIERL; this is translated from the coding sequence ATGTTAGCTATAACAAATAAATACATTGATCCATTATCAGATTTTGGATTTAAACATCTTTTCGGCGGTGAGCCTAATAAAGAAGTCATGATTGACTTTTTGAACGCACTGTTCGACGGAGAAAAGCATATTATTGATATTGTTTACAACCCAACTGAACTTGCAGGTGATGACAAGGATCAAAAAAAGATCTGCTTCGATTTGCTGTGTACGGGAAATCAGGGGGAGCAATTTATTGTGGAGATGCAGCGGGCAGCCCATGATAATTTTGAAGACCGCTGTATTTTTTATCTGAGCAGGCTGATTCACCAGCAGAAATCAATAGGCAAGGGGAACTGGAGAGTTAAATTGAAAGAAGTTTTTCTGATTGCAATTCTGGATTTTAAGATGAAAAATTGCCTGAGTGATCATTACTTGCAAAGTATTTCACTGGTCAATACAGGTACAGGTAAAATATTCCACAATGGACTGGGATTTAAGTTTTTGGAACTTCCTAAATTTGAGAAGAAAGAAGAAGAACTGAAGAATCAGCTGGATAAATGGGTTTATATGCTTAAACACATGCACAGTCTGAATAATATTCCTAAGTATCTGGATAAACGTATATTTCAAAAAATATTTAAAATCGCCGAAATGAGTAGACTATCGCCAGAACAAGAACTTTTATATATATCGGCTTTACAGAAAGAAGAAGATGAAGAAGGCCTGTTTGAATGTTTAAAAGAAAGAGCAGAAGAAGAAGGGAGAGAGAAAGGGATAAAACAAGGGGTAATACAAGGGGTAATACAAGGGATAAAACAAGGGAAAGAAGAGGGGAAGGAGGAAGGGATAAAAATGGGAAGAGAGGAAGGTAAAGAGGAAGGATTAGAAATAGGAATGGAAAAAGGGAAGTATGAAACTGCCGTTGCCATCGCAAGAAAAATGAAAGAGGAAAAATTTGATATTGATAAAATTGCAGGATTTACTGCGCTCCCTGTTCAGGTAATAGAAAGGCTTTAA
- a CDS encoding Crp/Fnr family transcriptional regulator, giving the protein MEELINYLLQFGHLSQEQIAMIQSKVKPKTIKKGAYFSQAGQIADKIGYITDGVFRVCYYDKAGESYTRYFVYENRFIADINSFRDEIPTAEYIEAVTDSTLLVFSKAGFEELSNTITGWSNLFSKITSYVMENKMRASSNMLVQDAQTRYLHFLDHYPGLANRAPLSMLASYLGITASSLSRIRKNY; this is encoded by the coding sequence ATGGAAGAATTAATTAACTACCTCCTTCAGTTTGGACACCTCAGTCAGGAGCAGATTGCAATGATTCAATCCAAAGTAAAACCAAAAACAATAAAAAAAGGGGCATACTTTTCACAAGCTGGTCAAATAGCAGATAAAATAGGATATATTACCGACGGTGTATTCAGAGTCTGTTATTATGATAAAGCTGGTGAAAGTTATACCCGTTATTTTGTTTATGAAAATCGCTTTATAGCCGACATCAACAGCTTTCGTGATGAAATACCTACTGCAGAATATATTGAAGCAGTGACAGATTCTACCCTGCTGGTCTTTTCCAAAGCAGGTTTTGAAGAGCTTTCCAATACAATTACCGGTTGGAGCAATCTCTTTTCAAAGATCACTTCGTATGTGATGGAAAACAAAATGAGAGCAAGCAGTAATATGCTGGTTCAGGATGCGCAAACCCGTTATTTGCATTTTCTTGACCATTACCCTGGCCTGGCTAACCGCGCCCCACTTTCCATGCTGGCCTCCTATCTTGGAATTACAGCATCCTCGCTGAGCCGTATCAGAAAAAATTACTAA
- a CDS encoding adenylosuccinate synthase, with translation MVVDVLLGLQWGDEGKGKIVDVLSPDYDLIARFQGGPNAGHTLEFEGKKFVLNTIPSGIFFENTMNLIGNGVVIDPVALKRELDNLKEAGHDLFAKKKLMIAKKAHLILPTHLLLDTASEKRMGDSKIGSTQKGIGPAYMDKTGRNGLRIGDFTLPDFKQRYEKLVNKHKAILQSLYDEVIDFSEQENAFFEALDLICQFPLVDSEHVVNDYIKQGKKVLAEGAQGMMLDIDFGSYPFVTSSNTTTAGACTGLGIAPNQIGEVIGVFKAYCTRVGSGPFPTELTNETGEALRTKGHEFGAITGRSRRTGWIDLPALRYAIMINGVTQLVMTKADVLSGFEQLYACTHYHYQREAIDYMPYDISSIIPIPVLQEIEGWKEDITGITSTDQIPAKLKTYISFLEEQLDVPIKYLSVGPDRKQTLILN, from the coding sequence ATGGTTGTTGATGTTTTATTAGGCCTCCAATGGGGCGACGAAGGTAAAGGAAAAATTGTGGATGTTTTAAGTCCGGATTATGATTTGATTGCCCGTTTTCAGGGAGGCCCGAATGCTGGACATACCCTGGAATTTGAAGGCAAAAAGTTTGTACTGAATACAATTCCTTCGGGCATATTCTTTGAGAACACGATGAACCTGATTGGAAATGGGGTGGTTATCGATCCGGTTGCTTTAAAAAGGGAACTGGACAATTTAAAAGAAGCAGGACATGATTTATTTGCAAAGAAAAAGTTGATGATTGCAAAAAAAGCACATCTGATCTTACCTACACACCTGCTGCTGGATACCGCTTCTGAAAAAAGAATGGGCGATAGCAAAATTGGTTCTACACAAAAAGGAATTGGACCTGCATATATGGATAAAACCGGCCGTAACGGTTTACGCATTGGTGATTTCACTTTACCAGACTTTAAGCAGCGTTATGAAAAACTGGTTAACAAACACAAAGCTATACTACAATCCTTATATGATGAAGTGATAGACTTCAGTGAACAGGAAAATGCATTTTTCGAAGCACTGGATTTGATTTGCCAGTTTCCATTAGTGGATTCAGAGCATGTAGTCAATGACTATATAAAACAAGGTAAAAAGGTATTGGCTGAAGGCGCACAAGGTATGATGCTGGATATTGATTTTGGTTCCTACCCATTTGTGACTTCTTCAAACACCACTACTGCTGGTGCCTGCACAGGATTGGGTATTGCACCTAACCAAATTGGTGAAGTAATTGGCGTTTTCAAAGCTTATTGCACAAGAGTAGGCAGTGGCCCCTTCCCTACTGAACTTACGAATGAAACAGGTGAAGCATTACGTACTAAAGGGCACGAGTTTGGGGCGATAACCGGAAGATCCAGACGTACAGGATGGATTGATCTGCCTGCATTGAGATATGCTATTATGATTAATGGAGTCACACAGCTGGTGATGACTAAAGCAGATGTACTGAGTGGATTTGAGCAGCTCTATGCCTGTACACACTATCATTACCAGCGGGAAGCCATTGATTATATGCCTTATGATATAAGTTCTATCATTCCTATACCTGTTTTACAGGAAATTGAAGGCTGGAAAGAAGATATAACTGGTATAACTTCAACGGACCAGATACCCGCAAAACTGAAAACTTATATAAGTTTTCTGGAAGAACAGCTGGATGTGCCTATTAAATACCTTTCTGTAGGCCCTGATAGAAAACAGACTTTGATTTTAAATTAA
- a CDS encoding serine hydrolase encodes MKLTNFKVVIIFLCLTPLMTFAQSSGQRKSDLVVVLIKKYITEKTPEKIYALGSKNYKASISEGNLTDFIVKNAYILGKIKASSFISAKKNECKYKLEFEAGSVELSFSLDQNNKLDKLSFSPFEPVVTKKTALVPSSNPLKSKLDKEVDTLARKYIQNSNTVGLSIGILKDGKTYTYGYGTTQKSNGVVPDANTIFEIGSISKTFTAQLLAYYVNEGKISLTDPVTKYLPDSVAANSELQQIKIVNLSNHTSGLVRLPDNMISKNLEAANPYKNYTKDLLFSYLKSYKLVSVPGGTYSYSNIGTGLLGVILERISGKTYEQLVKEIITDPLKMNSTFQHLTPELAKRFTKVYNKETKEVKAWDFDVLVGAGGLRSTVNDMLIYAANNIESKNPDLAKAFELTHQVTFSKEPMVGLGWHIMKPAADTYYWHNGGTGGSRSFIIININKKTAVVVLSNSEVETDSVGVGIIEKL; translated from the coding sequence ATGAAACTTACAAATTTTAAGGTGGTGATTATTTTCCTGTGCCTTACACCTTTGATGACATTTGCGCAAAGTAGCGGACAAAGAAAAAGTGATCTGGTTGTGGTACTGATCAAAAAATATATTACTGAAAAGACTCCGGAAAAGATTTATGCGCTGGGCAGTAAAAACTATAAAGCTTCAATTAGTGAAGGAAACCTAACTGATTTTATAGTAAAAAACGCTTATATCCTGGGAAAAATAAAGGCATCTTCTTTTATCAGCGCTAAAAAAAATGAATGCAAATATAAACTGGAGTTTGAAGCTGGAAGTGTAGAACTTTCTTTCTCGCTTGATCAAAATAATAAATTAGACAAACTCTCTTTTTCACCTTTTGAACCTGTTGTTACTAAAAAGACTGCATTGGTTCCTTCTTCCAATCCTTTGAAATCGAAACTGGACAAAGAAGTTGATACGCTGGCAAGAAAATATATTCAAAATTCAAATACTGTAGGCTTAAGCATTGGTATTCTGAAAGATGGAAAGACATATACTTATGGATATGGTACTACACAAAAAAGCAATGGGGTGGTTCCTGATGCAAATACTATTTTTGAAATAGGTTCCATTAGCAAAACGTTTACTGCTCAATTACTAGCGTACTATGTGAACGAAGGGAAAATCAGTTTAACAGATCCGGTTACGAAATATCTGCCGGATTCAGTAGCGGCAAATTCTGAACTCCAGCAAATAAAGATTGTAAATTTAAGTAACCATACTTCTGGATTAGTTCGTTTACCTGACAATATGATCAGCAAAAATCTAGAGGCTGCGAATCCTTATAAAAACTATACTAAGGATTTGTTATTCAGTTATTTGAAGTCGTATAAGTTGGTTTCTGTGCCGGGCGGGACTTATAGCTATTCCAATATTGGAACCGGGCTTCTAGGTGTAATCTTAGAGCGGATCAGCGGTAAAACTTATGAGCAGCTAGTGAAAGAAATTATAACTGATCCTTTAAAAATGAACAGCACATTCCAGCACCTGACTCCTGAATTGGCAAAACGCTTTACGAAAGTATATAACAAGGAGACTAAGGAAGTTAAAGCCTGGGATTTCGATGTCCTTGTTGGTGCCGGAGGTCTTCGATCTACTGTCAATGATATGTTGATTTATGCGGCTAATAATATTGAAAGTAAAAATCCAGATTTGGCAAAAGCATTTGAACTTACCCATCAGGTTACTTTTTCAAAAGAACCTATGGTTGGTTTGGGCTGGCACATCATGAAGCCTGCAGCGGATACTTATTATTGGCATAATGGTGGAACTGGAGGAAGCAGAAGTTTTATCATTATCAATATCAATAAAAAGACGGCTGTAGTTGTACTTTCTAATTCGGAGGTTGAAACTGATAGCGTAGGTGTAGGGATTATAGAAAAATTATAG